The following are encoded together in the Monodelphis domestica isolate mMonDom1 chromosome 5, mMonDom1.pri, whole genome shotgun sequence genome:
- the GLI1 gene encoding zinc finger protein GLI1 isoform X3, whose amino-acid sequence MNHQKRATPSFMAPPCGPHDPTQGRLRPPLQSRGPLQNYQLKSELSMLVSKHTEEPLDGNVSSPNSAGTQDALLGLLDGREELEKEEKPESECVYETNCRWDGCNLEFESQEQLVHHINSEHIHGERKEFVCHWGGCSREQRPFKAQYMLVVHMRRHTGEKPHKCTFEGCRKSYSRLENLKTHLRSHTGEKPYMCEHEGCSKAFSNASDRAKHQNRTHSSEKPYVCKLPGCTKRYTDPSSLRKHVKTVHGPDAHVTKRHRGDGPPSRVLALPTLDLKREREGGPSRDEGKLTVSDATLKPQPSPGAQSSCSSDHSPLGSVTNTDSGVDMAGALGGSTEDLYSLDEGPGAGGAAGAGGLEPGPPSLSTLRRLENLRLDQLRSASRGIKLPSLTGTGPAMAGRPGPPGPSTYRGGSSSSTGTAYAISRRASPFPPVSPPEHSGPLQGLPPAQHYLLHARYGTPRGASATLSSTPSLERVGGPPGPSWRISAEYPGYGPGAGITRRASDPARSAGPPPPARVQRFKSLGCVHSPASGSGAGRNFEPQPSSSVYSPRPPSITENVVMETLGMSEEPENGDALMSSGLDPYGDFSPADPLGYGALEGATPEPYGPRGLGPPDDYGPNACPQSGPYSNPAPGPWGEFASPPRVYSAPKATVGSGGEYSPCSQLGPFGQVHVKPEQECLMDTVPLGLPPCLSVHPVGSPSLPHASFSQPPLSNYMQSASYAQAPPNNSSSEPQTSPDCMSSSSSTGQLKAQLVCSYVQSQQALLWEGGRREDAADQDLHYWSPRYLGRPPVSSGHAKHSVNTYTSGLTPALLSPKSGAYPALPPCQGNFGVSGERSPQRVVPPRLLPPLPTCYGPLKAGSSNPSCGHPEVGGLGGGPTLCPPPEGQLCNPLDSLDLDNTQLDFVAILDETESLNHLSPRPEESIPHTSPSALPNMTVGNMSVLLGSLPGETQFLNSTA is encoded by the exons ATGAATCACCAAAAAAGGGCAACTCCATCCTTCATGGCCCCACCCTGTGGCCCTCATGACCCCACCCAGGGCAGGCTGAGGCCACCTCTCCAATCCCGGGGGCCCCTCCAAAACTACCAG CTGAAATCCGAGCTGAGCATGCTGGTCAGCAAACATACCGAGGAGCCACTTGACGGCAATGTGTCCAGTCCCAACTCTGCAGGCACACAg GATGCTCTCCTGGGACTATTGGATGGGAGGGAAGAactggagaaagaggaaaagccgGAGTCTGAATGTGTGTATGAAACCAATTGTCGTTGGGACGGCTGCAACCTTGAATTCGAATCACAGGAGCAGCTGGTGCAT CACATCAACAGCGAACACATCCATGGTGAGAGAAAGGAGTTTGTTTGCCACTGGGGAGGATGCTCTCGAGAGCAGAGGCCATTCAAGGCGCAATATATGCTGGTGGTTCACATGAGAAGACATACAGGGGAGAAACCCCATAAATGCACG TTTGAGGGGTGCCGGAAGTCCTATTCAAGACTGGAGAACTTGAAGACCCACCTTCGTTCACATACGGGAGAGAAGCCATATATGTGTGAGCATGAAGGCTGCAGTAAGGCCTTCAGCAATGCCAGTGACCGGGCTAAACACCAGAACCGGACCCATTCTAGTGAG AAGCCGTACGTGTGCAAACTACCTGGCTGCACCAAGCGCTACACGGACCCCAGCTCCCTCCGGAAACACGTCAAGACGGTGCATGGTCCAGATGCGCATGTGACCAAGAGGCATCGGGGAGATGGTCCCCCGTCCCGGGTGCTGGCCCTTCCAACCTTGGACctcaaaagggagagggaagggggccCCAGCCGGGATGAGGGCAAGTTAACCGTGTCGGATGCTACCCTG AAGCCCCAGCCGAGTCCCGGAGCGCAGTCTTCTTGCAGCAGCGATCACTCCCCGTTGGGTAGTGTGACCAACACAGATAGTGGCGTGGATATGGCTGGCGCTCTGGGGGGCAGCACCGAAGACCTCTATAGCCTGGACGAAGGCCCGGGGGCCGGCGGGGCTGCCGGGGCTGGGGGTCTGGAGCCTGGACCGCCCAGTCTATCGACCCTTCGACGGCTGGAGAACCTGAGGTTGGATCAGCTCCGGTCAGCGTCCCGTGGAATTAAACTGCCCAGCCTGACAGGCACTG GCCCTGCCATGGCTGGCCGCCCGGGGCCCCCTGGCCCTAGCACCTACCGGGGCGGCAGCTCCAGCAGCACCGGCACTGCCTACGCCATCAGCCGTCGcgcctctccttttcctcctgtgTCCCCCCCAGAGCATTCTGGGCCCCTTCAAGGCCTTCCTCCTGCCCAGCACTACCTGCTCCATGCTCGATACGGCACCCCCAGAGGGGCCAGTGCGACCCTCTCCTCCACACCCAGTTTGGAGAGGGTTGGGGGCCCCCCTGGTCCCTCCTGGAGGATCAGTGCTGAGTATCCTGGTTACGGCCCTGGCGCGGGGATCACCCGGAGGGCCAGCGACCCTGCCAGGTCTGCGgggccccctccccctgcccgaGTCCAGCGGTTCAAGAGCCTGGGCTGTGTTCACAGCCCGGCCTCTGGGTCTGGAGCGGGACGGAACTTTGAACCGCAGCCGTCCTCCTCCGTCTACTCCCCTAGACCCCCTAGCATCACCGAGAACGTTGTCATGGAAACTCTGGGGATGAGCGAGGAGCCGGAGAACGGGGATGCTCTGATGAGCAGCGGCTTAGACCCCTACGGGGACTTCTCTCCGGCTGACCCCCTGGGGTATGGGGCCCTGGAGGGGGCGACGCCTGAGCCTTATGGACCCAGGGGCCTGGGCCCCCCCGACGACTACGGGCCCAACGCTTGCCCTCAGTCTGGGCCCTACTCCAACCCTGCCCCGGGACCTTGGGGGGAGTTCGCTTCCCCTCCGAGGGTTTACTCAGCCCCCAAGGCCACGGTGGGCAGTGGAGGGGAATACAGTCCGTGCTCCCAGCTCGGACCTTTTGGACAAGTCCATGTCAAGCCGGAGCAGGAGTGCCTGATGGACACTGTGCCCCTCGGGCTGCCCCCTTGTCTCAGTGTCCACCCTGTGGGCAGTCCCTCCCTGCCCCATGCCTCATTCTCCCAGCCTCCACTCTCAAATTACATGCAGTCCGCCTCCTATGCCCAGGCACCCCCCAATAATTCTTCTTCGGAGCCCCAGACCAGCCCTGATTGCATGAGTTCTTCCAGTTCCACAGGGCAGCTCAAGGCTCAGCTCGTCTGTAGCTATGTGCAATCCCAGCAGGCCCTTCTTTGGGAGGGTGGAAGGAGAGAAGATGCCGCAGACCAGGACCTTCATTATTGGAGCCCCAGATATCTGGGGAGGCCCCCAGTTAGCTCAGGTCATGCCAAGCACTCGGTGAACACGTACACCTCTGGCTTGACCCCTGCCTTGCTTTCTCCCAAGTCAGGAGCGTATCCTGCCCTCCCACCATGCCAAGGGAATTTTGGGGTGTCGGGGGAGAGGAGTCCCCAGAGGGTGGTACCTCCTCGACTTCTGCCTCCTCTGCCCACATGCTATGGGCCCCTGAAGGCAGGGAGCAGCAATCCTAGCTGTGGTCACCCAGAGGTAGGGGGCCTAGGTGGGGGTCCCACCTTATGCCCTCCTCCAGAGGGGCAGCTGTGCAACCCTCTGGACTCCCTTGACCTGGATAACACCCAATTGGATTTCGTGGCCATTCTGGATGAGACTGAGAGTCTGAACCATTTATCTCCCCGTCCTGAGGAGAGTATCCCCCACACCTCACCTTCTGCGCTCCCCAACATGACCGTAGGTAACATGAGTGTCTTATTGGGGTCCTTGCCCGGAGAGACTCAGTTCCTCAATTCTACTGCCTAA
- the GLI1 gene encoding zinc finger protein GLI1 isoform X2, with amino-acid sequence MFNSITPPTISSYGESCCLPSLPSQGAQGMGTEGLTGLSFCHQANFMSSSHSYGPTRETTSSTEVKLTKKRALSISPLSDASLDLQTVIRTSPSSLVAFINSSCAPPGGSYGHLSIGTISPSLGFPPPMNHQKRATPSFMAPPCGPHDPTQGRLRPPLQSRGPLQNYQLKSELSMLVSKHTEEPLDGNVSSPNSAGTQDALLGLLDGREELEKEEKPESECVYETNCRWDGCNLEFESQEQLVHHINSEHIHGERKEFVCHWGGCSREQRPFKAQYMLVVHMRRHTGEKPHKCTFEGCRKSYSRLENLKTHLRSHTGEKPYMCEHEGCSKAFSNASDRAKHQNRTHSSEKPYVCKLPGCTKRYTDPSSLRKHVKTVHGPDAHVTKRHRGDGPPSRVLALPTLDLKREREGGPSRDEGKLTVSDATLKPQPSPGAQSSCSSDHSPLGSVTNTDSGVDMAGALGGSTEDLYSLDEGPGAGGAAGAGGLEPGPPSLSTLRRLENLRLDQLRSASRGIKLPSLTGTGPAMAGRPGPPGPSTYRGGSSSSTGTAYAISRRASPFPPVSPPEHSGPLQGLPPAQHYLLHARYGTPRGASATLSSTPSLERVGGPPGPSWRISAEYPGYGPGAGITRRASDPARSAGPPPPARVQRFKSLGCVHSPASGSGAGRNFEPQPSSSVYSPRPPSITENVVMETLGMSEEPENGDALMSSGLDPYGDFSPADPLGYGALEGATPEPYGPRGLGPPDDYGPNACPQSGPYSNPAPGPWGEFASPPRVYSAPKATVGSGGEYSPCSQLGPFGQVHVKPEQECLMDTVPLGLPPCLSVHPVGSPSLPHASFSQPPLSNYMQSASYAQAPPNNSSSEPQTSPDCMSSSSSTGQLKAQLVCSYVQSQQALLWEGGRREDAADQDLHYWSPRYLGRPPVSSGHAKHSVNTYTSGLTPALLSPKSGAYPALPPCQGNFGVSGERSPQRVVPPRLLPPLPTCYGPLKAGSSNPSCGHPEVGGLGGGPTLCPPPEGQLCNPLDSLDLDNTQLDFVAILDETESLNHLSPRPEESIPHTSPSALPNMTVGNMSVLLGSLPGETQFLNSTA; translated from the exons ATGTTCAACTCCATTACTCCTCCTACCATCAGTAGCTATGGAGAATCTTGTTGTCTACCATCCCTCCCTAGTCAGGGTGCCCAGGGCATGGGCACTGAAG GATTGACTGGCCTATCCTTCTGCCATCAAGCCAACTTCATGTCCAGTTCCCACAGCTATGGGCCAACTAGAGAGACCACCAGCAGTACCGAGG TCAAGCTGACCAAGAAGAGGGCACTGTCCATCTCACCACTGTCAGACGCCAGCCTGGACCTGCAGACCGTCATTCGAACTTCACCCAGCTCCCTTGTTGCCTTCATCAACTCAAGCTGTGCCCCCCCAGGGGGGTCCTATGGGCACCTCTCCATCGGCACCATCAG CCCATCTCTGGGATTCCCACCCCCGATGAATCACCAAAAAAGGGCAACTCCATCCTTCATGGCCCCACCCTGTGGCCCTCATGACCCCACCCAGGGCAGGCTGAGGCCACCTCTCCAATCCCGGGGGCCCCTCCAAAACTACCAG CTGAAATCCGAGCTGAGCATGCTGGTCAGCAAACATACCGAGGAGCCACTTGACGGCAATGTGTCCAGTCCCAACTCTGCAGGCACACAg GATGCTCTCCTGGGACTATTGGATGGGAGGGAAGAactggagaaagaggaaaagccgGAGTCTGAATGTGTGTATGAAACCAATTGTCGTTGGGACGGCTGCAACCTTGAATTCGAATCACAGGAGCAGCTGGTGCAT CACATCAACAGCGAACACATCCATGGTGAGAGAAAGGAGTTTGTTTGCCACTGGGGAGGATGCTCTCGAGAGCAGAGGCCATTCAAGGCGCAATATATGCTGGTGGTTCACATGAGAAGACATACAGGGGAGAAACCCCATAAATGCACG TTTGAGGGGTGCCGGAAGTCCTATTCAAGACTGGAGAACTTGAAGACCCACCTTCGTTCACATACGGGAGAGAAGCCATATATGTGTGAGCATGAAGGCTGCAGTAAGGCCTTCAGCAATGCCAGTGACCGGGCTAAACACCAGAACCGGACCCATTCTAGTGAG AAGCCGTACGTGTGCAAACTACCTGGCTGCACCAAGCGCTACACGGACCCCAGCTCCCTCCGGAAACACGTCAAGACGGTGCATGGTCCAGATGCGCATGTGACCAAGAGGCATCGGGGAGATGGTCCCCCGTCCCGGGTGCTGGCCCTTCCAACCTTGGACctcaaaagggagagggaagggggccCCAGCCGGGATGAGGGCAAGTTAACCGTGTCGGATGCTACCCTG AAGCCCCAGCCGAGTCCCGGAGCGCAGTCTTCTTGCAGCAGCGATCACTCCCCGTTGGGTAGTGTGACCAACACAGATAGTGGCGTGGATATGGCTGGCGCTCTGGGGGGCAGCACCGAAGACCTCTATAGCCTGGACGAAGGCCCGGGGGCCGGCGGGGCTGCCGGGGCTGGGGGTCTGGAGCCTGGACCGCCCAGTCTATCGACCCTTCGACGGCTGGAGAACCTGAGGTTGGATCAGCTCCGGTCAGCGTCCCGTGGAATTAAACTGCCCAGCCTGACAGGCACTG GCCCTGCCATGGCTGGCCGCCCGGGGCCCCCTGGCCCTAGCACCTACCGGGGCGGCAGCTCCAGCAGCACCGGCACTGCCTACGCCATCAGCCGTCGcgcctctccttttcctcctgtgTCCCCCCCAGAGCATTCTGGGCCCCTTCAAGGCCTTCCTCCTGCCCAGCACTACCTGCTCCATGCTCGATACGGCACCCCCAGAGGGGCCAGTGCGACCCTCTCCTCCACACCCAGTTTGGAGAGGGTTGGGGGCCCCCCTGGTCCCTCCTGGAGGATCAGTGCTGAGTATCCTGGTTACGGCCCTGGCGCGGGGATCACCCGGAGGGCCAGCGACCCTGCCAGGTCTGCGgggccccctccccctgcccgaGTCCAGCGGTTCAAGAGCCTGGGCTGTGTTCACAGCCCGGCCTCTGGGTCTGGAGCGGGACGGAACTTTGAACCGCAGCCGTCCTCCTCCGTCTACTCCCCTAGACCCCCTAGCATCACCGAGAACGTTGTCATGGAAACTCTGGGGATGAGCGAGGAGCCGGAGAACGGGGATGCTCTGATGAGCAGCGGCTTAGACCCCTACGGGGACTTCTCTCCGGCTGACCCCCTGGGGTATGGGGCCCTGGAGGGGGCGACGCCTGAGCCTTATGGACCCAGGGGCCTGGGCCCCCCCGACGACTACGGGCCCAACGCTTGCCCTCAGTCTGGGCCCTACTCCAACCCTGCCCCGGGACCTTGGGGGGAGTTCGCTTCCCCTCCGAGGGTTTACTCAGCCCCCAAGGCCACGGTGGGCAGTGGAGGGGAATACAGTCCGTGCTCCCAGCTCGGACCTTTTGGACAAGTCCATGTCAAGCCGGAGCAGGAGTGCCTGATGGACACTGTGCCCCTCGGGCTGCCCCCTTGTCTCAGTGTCCACCCTGTGGGCAGTCCCTCCCTGCCCCATGCCTCATTCTCCCAGCCTCCACTCTCAAATTACATGCAGTCCGCCTCCTATGCCCAGGCACCCCCCAATAATTCTTCTTCGGAGCCCCAGACCAGCCCTGATTGCATGAGTTCTTCCAGTTCCACAGGGCAGCTCAAGGCTCAGCTCGTCTGTAGCTATGTGCAATCCCAGCAGGCCCTTCTTTGGGAGGGTGGAAGGAGAGAAGATGCCGCAGACCAGGACCTTCATTATTGGAGCCCCAGATATCTGGGGAGGCCCCCAGTTAGCTCAGGTCATGCCAAGCACTCGGTGAACACGTACACCTCTGGCTTGACCCCTGCCTTGCTTTCTCCCAAGTCAGGAGCGTATCCTGCCCTCCCACCATGCCAAGGGAATTTTGGGGTGTCGGGGGAGAGGAGTCCCCAGAGGGTGGTACCTCCTCGACTTCTGCCTCCTCTGCCCACATGCTATGGGCCCCTGAAGGCAGGGAGCAGCAATCCTAGCTGTGGTCACCCAGAGGTAGGGGGCCTAGGTGGGGGTCCCACCTTATGCCCTCCTCCAGAGGGGCAGCTGTGCAACCCTCTGGACTCCCTTGACCTGGATAACACCCAATTGGATTTCGTGGCCATTCTGGATGAGACTGAGAGTCTGAACCATTTATCTCCCCGTCCTGAGGAGAGTATCCCCCACACCTCACCTTCTGCGCTCCCCAACATGACCGTAGGTAACATGAGTGTCTTATTGGGGTCCTTGCCCGGAGAGACTCAGTTCCTCAATTCTACTGCCTAA
- the GLI1 gene encoding zinc finger protein GLI1 isoform X1 — MFNSITPPTISSYGESCCLPSLPSQGAQGMGTEGLTGLSFCHQANFMSSSHSYGPTRETTSSTEAPIFPPNWNAVKLTKKRALSISPLSDASLDLQTVIRTSPSSLVAFINSSCAPPGGSYGHLSIGTISPSLGFPPPMNHQKRATPSFMAPPCGPHDPTQGRLRPPLQSRGPLQNYQLKSELSMLVSKHTEEPLDGNVSSPNSAGTQDALLGLLDGREELEKEEKPESECVYETNCRWDGCNLEFESQEQLVHHINSEHIHGERKEFVCHWGGCSREQRPFKAQYMLVVHMRRHTGEKPHKCTFEGCRKSYSRLENLKTHLRSHTGEKPYMCEHEGCSKAFSNASDRAKHQNRTHSSEKPYVCKLPGCTKRYTDPSSLRKHVKTVHGPDAHVTKRHRGDGPPSRVLALPTLDLKREREGGPSRDEGKLTVSDATLKPQPSPGAQSSCSSDHSPLGSVTNTDSGVDMAGALGGSTEDLYSLDEGPGAGGAAGAGGLEPGPPSLSTLRRLENLRLDQLRSASRGIKLPSLTGTGPAMAGRPGPPGPSTYRGGSSSSTGTAYAISRRASPFPPVSPPEHSGPLQGLPPAQHYLLHARYGTPRGASATLSSTPSLERVGGPPGPSWRISAEYPGYGPGAGITRRASDPARSAGPPPPARVQRFKSLGCVHSPASGSGAGRNFEPQPSSSVYSPRPPSITENVVMETLGMSEEPENGDALMSSGLDPYGDFSPADPLGYGALEGATPEPYGPRGLGPPDDYGPNACPQSGPYSNPAPGPWGEFASPPRVYSAPKATVGSGGEYSPCSQLGPFGQVHVKPEQECLMDTVPLGLPPCLSVHPVGSPSLPHASFSQPPLSNYMQSASYAQAPPNNSSSEPQTSPDCMSSSSSTGQLKAQLVCSYVQSQQALLWEGGRREDAADQDLHYWSPRYLGRPPVSSGHAKHSVNTYTSGLTPALLSPKSGAYPALPPCQGNFGVSGERSPQRVVPPRLLPPLPTCYGPLKAGSSNPSCGHPEVGGLGGGPTLCPPPEGQLCNPLDSLDLDNTQLDFVAILDETESLNHLSPRPEESIPHTSPSALPNMTVGNMSVLLGSLPGETQFLNSTA, encoded by the exons ATGTTCAACTCCATTACTCCTCCTACCATCAGTAGCTATGGAGAATCTTGTTGTCTACCATCCCTCCCTAGTCAGGGTGCCCAGGGCATGGGCACTGAAG GATTGACTGGCCTATCCTTCTGCCATCAAGCCAACTTCATGTCCAGTTCCCACAGCTATGGGCCAACTAGAGAGACCACCAGCAGTACCGAGG CCCCGATCTTTCCCCCAAACTGGAATGCAGTCAAGCTGACCAAGAAGAGGGCACTGTCCATCTCACCACTGTCAGACGCCAGCCTGGACCTGCAGACCGTCATTCGAACTTCACCCAGCTCCCTTGTTGCCTTCATCAACTCAAGCTGTGCCCCCCCAGGGGGGTCCTATGGGCACCTCTCCATCGGCACCATCAG CCCATCTCTGGGATTCCCACCCCCGATGAATCACCAAAAAAGGGCAACTCCATCCTTCATGGCCCCACCCTGTGGCCCTCATGACCCCACCCAGGGCAGGCTGAGGCCACCTCTCCAATCCCGGGGGCCCCTCCAAAACTACCAG CTGAAATCCGAGCTGAGCATGCTGGTCAGCAAACATACCGAGGAGCCACTTGACGGCAATGTGTCCAGTCCCAACTCTGCAGGCACACAg GATGCTCTCCTGGGACTATTGGATGGGAGGGAAGAactggagaaagaggaaaagccgGAGTCTGAATGTGTGTATGAAACCAATTGTCGTTGGGACGGCTGCAACCTTGAATTCGAATCACAGGAGCAGCTGGTGCAT CACATCAACAGCGAACACATCCATGGTGAGAGAAAGGAGTTTGTTTGCCACTGGGGAGGATGCTCTCGAGAGCAGAGGCCATTCAAGGCGCAATATATGCTGGTGGTTCACATGAGAAGACATACAGGGGAGAAACCCCATAAATGCACG TTTGAGGGGTGCCGGAAGTCCTATTCAAGACTGGAGAACTTGAAGACCCACCTTCGTTCACATACGGGAGAGAAGCCATATATGTGTGAGCATGAAGGCTGCAGTAAGGCCTTCAGCAATGCCAGTGACCGGGCTAAACACCAGAACCGGACCCATTCTAGTGAG AAGCCGTACGTGTGCAAACTACCTGGCTGCACCAAGCGCTACACGGACCCCAGCTCCCTCCGGAAACACGTCAAGACGGTGCATGGTCCAGATGCGCATGTGACCAAGAGGCATCGGGGAGATGGTCCCCCGTCCCGGGTGCTGGCCCTTCCAACCTTGGACctcaaaagggagagggaagggggccCCAGCCGGGATGAGGGCAAGTTAACCGTGTCGGATGCTACCCTG AAGCCCCAGCCGAGTCCCGGAGCGCAGTCTTCTTGCAGCAGCGATCACTCCCCGTTGGGTAGTGTGACCAACACAGATAGTGGCGTGGATATGGCTGGCGCTCTGGGGGGCAGCACCGAAGACCTCTATAGCCTGGACGAAGGCCCGGGGGCCGGCGGGGCTGCCGGGGCTGGGGGTCTGGAGCCTGGACCGCCCAGTCTATCGACCCTTCGACGGCTGGAGAACCTGAGGTTGGATCAGCTCCGGTCAGCGTCCCGTGGAATTAAACTGCCCAGCCTGACAGGCACTG GCCCTGCCATGGCTGGCCGCCCGGGGCCCCCTGGCCCTAGCACCTACCGGGGCGGCAGCTCCAGCAGCACCGGCACTGCCTACGCCATCAGCCGTCGcgcctctccttttcctcctgtgTCCCCCCCAGAGCATTCTGGGCCCCTTCAAGGCCTTCCTCCTGCCCAGCACTACCTGCTCCATGCTCGATACGGCACCCCCAGAGGGGCCAGTGCGACCCTCTCCTCCACACCCAGTTTGGAGAGGGTTGGGGGCCCCCCTGGTCCCTCCTGGAGGATCAGTGCTGAGTATCCTGGTTACGGCCCTGGCGCGGGGATCACCCGGAGGGCCAGCGACCCTGCCAGGTCTGCGgggccccctccccctgcccgaGTCCAGCGGTTCAAGAGCCTGGGCTGTGTTCACAGCCCGGCCTCTGGGTCTGGAGCGGGACGGAACTTTGAACCGCAGCCGTCCTCCTCCGTCTACTCCCCTAGACCCCCTAGCATCACCGAGAACGTTGTCATGGAAACTCTGGGGATGAGCGAGGAGCCGGAGAACGGGGATGCTCTGATGAGCAGCGGCTTAGACCCCTACGGGGACTTCTCTCCGGCTGACCCCCTGGGGTATGGGGCCCTGGAGGGGGCGACGCCTGAGCCTTATGGACCCAGGGGCCTGGGCCCCCCCGACGACTACGGGCCCAACGCTTGCCCTCAGTCTGGGCCCTACTCCAACCCTGCCCCGGGACCTTGGGGGGAGTTCGCTTCCCCTCCGAGGGTTTACTCAGCCCCCAAGGCCACGGTGGGCAGTGGAGGGGAATACAGTCCGTGCTCCCAGCTCGGACCTTTTGGACAAGTCCATGTCAAGCCGGAGCAGGAGTGCCTGATGGACACTGTGCCCCTCGGGCTGCCCCCTTGTCTCAGTGTCCACCCTGTGGGCAGTCCCTCCCTGCCCCATGCCTCATTCTCCCAGCCTCCACTCTCAAATTACATGCAGTCCGCCTCCTATGCCCAGGCACCCCCCAATAATTCTTCTTCGGAGCCCCAGACCAGCCCTGATTGCATGAGTTCTTCCAGTTCCACAGGGCAGCTCAAGGCTCAGCTCGTCTGTAGCTATGTGCAATCCCAGCAGGCCCTTCTTTGGGAGGGTGGAAGGAGAGAAGATGCCGCAGACCAGGACCTTCATTATTGGAGCCCCAGATATCTGGGGAGGCCCCCAGTTAGCTCAGGTCATGCCAAGCACTCGGTGAACACGTACACCTCTGGCTTGACCCCTGCCTTGCTTTCTCCCAAGTCAGGAGCGTATCCTGCCCTCCCACCATGCCAAGGGAATTTTGGGGTGTCGGGGGAGAGGAGTCCCCAGAGGGTGGTACCTCCTCGACTTCTGCCTCCTCTGCCCACATGCTATGGGCCCCTGAAGGCAGGGAGCAGCAATCCTAGCTGTGGTCACCCAGAGGTAGGGGGCCTAGGTGGGGGTCCCACCTTATGCCCTCCTCCAGAGGGGCAGCTGTGCAACCCTCTGGACTCCCTTGACCTGGATAACACCCAATTGGATTTCGTGGCCATTCTGGATGAGACTGAGAGTCTGAACCATTTATCTCCCCGTCCTGAGGAGAGTATCCCCCACACCTCACCTTCTGCGCTCCCCAACATGACCGTAGGTAACATGAGTGTCTTATTGGGGTCCTTGCCCGGAGAGACTCAGTTCCTCAATTCTACTGCCTAA